In a single window of the Vitis vinifera cultivar Pinot Noir 40024 chromosome 6, ASM3070453v1 genome:
- the LOC100253603 gene encoding UDP-glycosyltransferase 71K1, giving the protein MKKAELVFVPVAFRGHLVSTVEFAKRLIQRDDRFSVTILSINSPFGPDAHGYNKSHLAFEPGLRLIDLPPQDPPPPHLKKSIAQFLSVYIESYIPHVKDAIINLKSTRPLAGVVLDFVCISMIDVANELGLPSYLFLTSGAALVSLMLYLPTRHTQISAAFEDADPELVIPGFINPVPVSVLPEALRDKHGGYASFIKVAQRFREAKGIIINTFTELEPFLVGSFSDGQAPPVYTVGPVLDLEGQAHSSADRADHDKVMAWLDTQPESSVMFLCFGSLGTFDVPQVREIALGLERSGHRFLWSLRRPPPDGKFGSPSEGTNLDEMLPEGFMERIGGKGMICGWAPQVKVLAHEAIAGFVSHCGWNSILESVWNSVPIVTWPLYAEQKLNAFEMVKELGLAVEMRLDSRYDGDVVMAEEIDGAVRRVMKADSTVRKMVKEMGEKSRRALTEGGSSYNSFERLIHAMINTRDCAILNVWKYDHVI; this is encoded by the exons ATGAAGAAAGCAGAGCTGGTGTTTGTCCCAGTAGCATTCCGCGGTCACCTTGTATCAACTGTAGAATTCGCAAAACGCTTAATCCAAAGGGATGATCGCTTTTCAGTCACCATCCTCTCCATCAACTCCCCATTCGGCCCCGACGCGCATGGATACAACAAATCACACCTTGCTTTTGAACCCGGTCTCCGTTTGATCGATCTCCCTCCACAGGATCCCCCTCCACCTCACCTTAAAAAATCCATTGCACAATTCCTGTCAGTTTACATTGAGAGTTACATTCCTCATGTGAAAGACGCCATCATCAACCTCAAATCAACTCGGCCTCTCGCTGGGGTAGTCCTTGATTTTGTATGCATCTCAATGATTGATGTGGCCAATGAACTGGGTCTTCCCTCATATCTGTTTCTAACCTCTGGTGCTGCTCTTGTTAGCCTCATGCTCTACCTTCCCACCCGCCATACACAAATCAGCGCTGCCTTTGAGGACGCGGATCCTGAGTTGGTGATTCCAGGTTTCATAAACCCAGTTCCGGTTAGCGTTTTGCCTGAAGCACTGAGGGACAAGCATGGTGGTTATGCCTCTTTTATAAAGGTTGCTCAGAGGTTTAGAGAGGCTAAGGGCATTATAATCAATACATTTACTGAGTTGGAGCCTTTCTTAGTGGGTTCCTTCTCCGACGGCCAAGCTCCTCCAGTGTACACGGTCGGACCAGTGCTTGATCTCGAGGGTCAGGCCCATTCTAGTGCAGACCGGGCTGACCATGATAAGGTCATGGCCTGGCTTGACACTCAGCCGGAATCCTCTGTGATGTTCCTATGCTTTGGGAGTCTGGGCACCTTCGATGTACCCCAGGTGAGAGAGATCGCGCTTGGACTTGAGCGCAGCGGCCACAGGTTCCTGTGGTCTTTACGTCGGCCACCGCCAGATGGGAAGTTCGGTAGCCCAAGTGAAGGCACGAATCTGGATGAGATGTTGCCAGAAGGGTTCATGGAGCGGATCGGAGGAAAAGGAATGATCTGCGGTTGGGCACCGCAAGTGAAAGTTCTGGCCCACGAAGCCATTGCTGGGTTTGTATCCCACTGCGGGTGGAACTCAATCTTAGAAAGTGTGTGGAACAGTGTGCCAATAGTCACATGGCCACTTTACGCAGAACAAAAGTTGAATGCATTTGAGATGGTGAAAGAACTAGGATTGGCAGTGGAGATGAGATTAGACTCCAGGTACGACGGAGATGTTGTGATGGCGGAGGAGATAGATGGAGCCGTAAGACGTGTGATGAAGGCTGATAGCACAGTGAGAAAGATGGTGAAAGAGATGGGAGAGAAGAGTAGGAGGGCTCTGACGGAGGGTGGATCTTCATACAATTCGTTTGAACGGTTGATCCATGCGATGATAAATACCCG GGATTGTGCTATCTTGAATGTGTGGAAGTACGATCATGTGATTTAG
- the LOC100258747 gene encoding anthocyanidin 3-O-glucosyltransferase 2 — protein sequence MIDVANQLGLPSYLYFTSGAGFLGLMLPPSTRHSQIDTEFEDSDPDLELPSFVNPVPIRVLPEALSNKHGGYAAFIKFAQRFKEAKSIIVNTFSELEPYAVESFANDRVDHSKIIGWLDAQLELSVVFLCFGSMGTFDAPQVREIALRLERSGHRLSWASAEAGWQTRWKL from the exons ATGATTGATGTGGCCAACCAACTAGGCCTCCCTTCTTACCTATACTTCACCTCTGGTGCTGGTTTTCTTGGCCTCATGCTCCCCCCCTCAACTCGCCATAGCCAAATCGACACTGAGTTTGAAGACTCGGATCCTGATCTGGAGCTCCCGAGTTTCGTCAACCCAGTCCCTATTCGCGTTTTGCCTGAAGCCTTGAGTAACAAGCATGGTGGTTATGCTGCTTTCATAAAGTTTGCACAGAGGTTCAAAGAGGCTAAGAGTATTATAGTAAATACGTTTTCTGAGTTGGAGCCTTATGCCGTTGAGTCGTTCGCCAATG ACCGGGTTGACCACAGTAAGATCATTGGGTGGCTAGACGCTCAGTTGGAATTGTCTGTGGTGTTCCTCTGCTTTGGAAGCATGGGTACCTTCGACGCGCCCCAGGTGAGGGAGATCGCGCTTAGGCTCGAGCGTAGCGGCCACAGGCTCTCCTGGGCGTCTGCTGAGGCTGGATGGCAAACTCGGTGGAAGCTCTAA